The following are from one region of the Streptomyces fradiae genome:
- a CDS encoding PPOX class F420-dependent oxidoreductase, which yields MTTSSFDTRTLLAESRLGVLATLKADGRPQLSPVMPFYDPKTETLYVSMTEGRAKTANLRRDPRAALEVTAQDGRAWATAEGTVTLTGPGTDPYGPEVEALVEYYRLAAGEHPDWEEYRAVMVADRRVLMRMSVDHVYGQSLR from the coding sequence ATGACGACCTCCTCGTTCGACACCCGCACCCTGCTCGCCGAGAGCCGCCTCGGCGTCCTGGCCACCCTGAAGGCGGACGGACGGCCGCAGCTGTCCCCCGTGATGCCGTTCTACGACCCGAAGACCGAGACGCTGTACGTGTCGATGACCGAGGGCCGGGCCAAGACGGCCAATCTGCGCCGGGACCCGCGCGCCGCCCTGGAGGTGACCGCCCAGGACGGCCGGGCGTGGGCGACCGCCGAGGGCACGGTCACGCTGACCGGGCCGGGCACCGACCCGTACGGCCCCGAGGTCGAGGCACTCGTCGAGTACTACCGGCTGGCCGCCGGGGAGCACCCCGACTGGGAGGAGTACCGGGCGGTGATGGTCGCCGACCGGCGGGTGCTGATGCGGATGTCCGTCGACCACGTCTACGGACAGTCCCTGCGCTGA
- a CDS encoding dihydrodipicolinate synthase family protein yields MSVTTSHWTPTRPWRGIMVATTLPLRPDLSVDYDAYAEHVRWLIDNGCDGVVPNGSLGEYQTLTPEERARVVRTAVEAAGDGARVMPGVAAYGSAESRRWAEQAAEAGAGSVLLLPPNAYRADESAVLAHYAEVAGVGLPVVAYNNPIDTKVDLTPPLLARLHAAGHIVAVKEFSGDVRRAYEIAELAPDLDLLIGADDVLLELALAGAVGWIAGYPNALPASCATLYRAATAGDLATALPLYRALHPLLRWDSKTEFVQAIKASMDLAGRHGGPTRAPRLPLTGATASAVRAATEKALADGHH; encoded by the coding sequence ATGAGCGTCACCACCTCGCACTGGACCCCCACCCGCCCCTGGCGCGGCATCATGGTCGCCACCACCCTTCCCCTCCGCCCCGATCTCTCCGTCGACTACGACGCCTATGCCGAGCATGTGCGCTGGCTGATCGACAACGGCTGCGACGGTGTCGTCCCCAACGGCTCGCTGGGGGAGTACCAGACCCTCACGCCGGAGGAGCGGGCCCGGGTGGTCCGTACGGCTGTGGAGGCGGCCGGCGACGGGGCGCGGGTGATGCCCGGGGTCGCCGCGTACGGCAGCGCCGAGTCCCGCCGCTGGGCGGAGCAGGCCGCCGAGGCCGGCGCCGGATCCGTCCTGCTCCTGCCGCCGAACGCGTACCGGGCCGACGAGTCGGCGGTGCTCGCGCACTACGCGGAGGTCGCGGGCGTGGGCCTGCCGGTCGTCGCGTACAACAATCCCATCGACACCAAGGTCGACCTGACCCCGCCGCTCCTCGCCCGGCTGCACGCGGCCGGACACATCGTGGCGGTGAAGGAGTTCAGCGGCGATGTGCGCCGGGCTTACGAGATCGCCGAACTCGCCCCGGACCTCGACCTGTTGATCGGTGCGGACGACGTCCTGCTGGAACTGGCCCTGGCCGGTGCGGTGGGCTGGATCGCCGGATACCCGAACGCGCTGCCGGCCTCCTGCGCCACCCTCTACCGCGCCGCCACCGCGGGCGACCTCGCCACCGCCCTGCCGCTCTACCGGGCGCTGCACCCGCTGCTCCGCTGGGACTCCAAGACGGAGTTCGTCCAGGCCATCAAGGCCTCGATGGACCTCGCCGGCCGCCACGGCGGCCCGACCCGGGCGCCGCGCCTCCCGCTGACCGGGGCCACGGCGAGCGCCGTGCGCGCCGCCACCGAAAAGGCCCTGGCCGACGGCCACCACTGA
- a CDS encoding GntR family transcriptional regulator — protein sequence MGDLKQHSLIKAQERLRDQVGHALRAALIAGELRPGSIYSAPGLAAELGVSATPVREAMLDLAREGLVEPVRNKGFRITEVSERELDQCTELRTLIEVPTVGRVTETATEEQLEALRPLAEEIVTNAREHNLIGYLEADRRFHLTLLGLAGNDRLVETVNDLRKRSRLYGLTGLDEAGKLVSSAEEHVELLDLMIAGDRQGAEECMMRHLGHVRSLWAEARDEPVERPAGRLGPVRKS from the coding sequence GTGGGTGACCTGAAGCAGCACAGTCTCATCAAGGCCCAGGAGCGGCTCCGCGACCAGGTCGGCCACGCCTTGCGCGCCGCCCTGATAGCGGGCGAACTCCGCCCGGGCAGCATCTACTCGGCGCCCGGACTCGCCGCCGAACTCGGCGTGTCGGCCACCCCGGTGCGCGAGGCGATGCTCGACCTGGCCCGCGAGGGCCTCGTCGAACCCGTCCGCAACAAGGGCTTCCGCATCACCGAGGTCAGCGAGCGCGAGCTCGACCAGTGCACCGAACTGCGCACCCTGATCGAGGTCCCCACGGTCGGCCGGGTCACCGAGACCGCCACCGAGGAGCAGCTGGAGGCGCTGCGCCCGCTCGCCGAGGAGATCGTCACCAACGCGCGCGAGCACAACCTCATCGGCTATCTGGAGGCGGACCGCCGCTTCCACCTCACCCTGCTCGGTCTGGCCGGGAACGACCGCCTCGTCGAGACCGTGAACGACCTGCGCAAGCGCTCCCGGCTGTACGGACTGACCGGCCTCGACGAGGCGGGCAAGCTGGTGTCGTCGGCGGAGGAACACGTGGAGCTCCTCGACCTGATGATCGCCGGCGACCGGCAGGGCGCCGAGGAGTGCATGATGCGCCACCTCGGCCATGTGCGCTCGCTGTGGGCCGAGGCCCGCGACGAGCCGGTCGAGCGCCCGGCCGGCCGCCTCGGCCCGGTCCGCAAGAGCTGA
- a CDS encoding proline racemase family protein, whose translation MTVTPFPAPFTGVRTTDYHTAGEPFRIVDLADLTGSGLPPVPGDTVAERRATLLTPPRPGSDAGHGGGTDPRPGPHDDLRRLLVREPRGHAGMYGGLVVPPDDDGAHLGVLFWHKDGWSTACGHGTIALGAWAVDSGRVAAPADGDVQVRIDVPSGRVTATVHRAGGRTTGVTFRNVPARVAARKVPVATSLGTVEVDLAHAGACYAALPAAALGLGVEPAGLAALTRAGQEIRTALAGHPATRDPADPRLSGVYGVILYEELPDTPRGPHQRNVTVFADGQIDRSPCGSGTSARLALLADEGRLTEGEELTHTSIVGTVFTGRVLPARPGATGRVTEVTGTAHRTGEHRFVLDPDDALGTGFTL comes from the coding sequence GTGACCGTCACCCCTTTCCCCGCACCCTTCACCGGGGTGCGCACCACCGACTACCACACGGCCGGCGAGCCCTTCCGCATCGTCGACCTCGCGGACCTCACCGGCTCCGGCCTCCCGCCGGTGCCCGGCGACACCGTCGCCGAACGCCGCGCCACCCTCCTCACCCCGCCCCGGCCCGGCAGCGACGCCGGTCACGGCGGGGGCACCGACCCGCGCCCCGGCCCGCACGACGACCTGCGCCGGCTGCTCGTCCGGGAGCCGCGCGGCCATGCCGGGATGTACGGCGGGCTCGTCGTCCCGCCGGACGACGACGGCGCCCATCTGGGCGTCCTGTTCTGGCACAAGGACGGCTGGTCCACGGCCTGCGGGCACGGCACCATCGCGCTCGGCGCATGGGCGGTCGACTCCGGCCGGGTCGCCGCGCCCGCCGACGGCGACGTCCAGGTCCGCATCGACGTGCCGTCCGGCCGGGTGACCGCGACCGTGCACCGCGCGGGCGGCCGCACCACCGGGGTCACCTTCCGCAACGTGCCCGCGCGGGTCGCGGCCCGCAAGGTGCCGGTCGCCACGAGCCTCGGCACGGTCGAGGTGGACCTCGCGCACGCCGGCGCCTGCTACGCGGCGCTGCCCGCCGCCGCGCTCGGCCTCGGCGTCGAGCCGGCCGGGCTCGCCGCCCTGACCCGCGCCGGTCAGGAGATCCGTACGGCGCTCGCGGGCCACCCGGCGACCCGTGATCCGGCGGACCCGCGGCTCTCCGGGGTGTACGGCGTGATCCTGTACGAGGAGCTGCCCGACACCCCGCGCGGCCCGCACCAGCGCAATGTCACCGTCTTCGCCGACGGCCAGATCGACCGCTCGCCCTGCGGCTCCGGCACCTCCGCCCGGCTCGCCCTGCTCGCCGACGAGGGCCGCCTGACGGAGGGTGAGGAGCTGACCCACACGTCGATCGTCGGCACGGTCTTCACCGGCCGTGTCCTGCCGGCGCGGCCGGGCGCCACCGGTAGGGTCACGGAGGTGACCGGCACCGCCCACCGCACCGGCGAGCACCGCTTCGTGCTCGACCCGGACGACGCCCTCGGCACGGGATTCACCCTGTGA
- a CDS encoding proline racemase family protein, which translates to MRTRHVFHAVDSHTEGMPTRVITGGVGVIPGATMAEKRLHFIEHLDHLRTLLMYEPRGHAAMSGAILQPPTRPDADYGVLFIEVSGLLPMCGHGTIGVATVLVETGMVPVTEPVTTVRLDTPAGLVSVDVRVEDGAATAVTLTNVPAFSVGLDLKAEVPGFGTVTYDLAYGGNFYAFVELDALGLPFDRDRKEDLLAAGLALMDVVNAGPDRPVHPEDPAVSGLKHVYLAAPGSDARRSRHAMAIHPGWFDRSPCGTGTSARMAQLHARGLLPLDTDFVNESFIGTEFTGRLVRETTVAGRPAVVPTVTGRAWITGTAQYFLDPTDPFPAGFLL; encoded by the coding sequence ATGCGCACCCGTCACGTCTTCCACGCGGTGGACTCGCACACCGAGGGCATGCCCACCCGGGTGATCACCGGCGGCGTCGGGGTGATCCCCGGCGCCACCATGGCCGAGAAGCGGCTGCACTTCATCGAGCACCTGGACCATCTGCGCACGCTCCTCATGTACGAGCCGCGCGGCCACGCGGCCATGAGCGGCGCGATCCTGCAGCCGCCCACCCGCCCCGACGCCGACTACGGCGTGCTGTTCATCGAGGTGTCCGGGCTGCTCCCGATGTGCGGCCACGGCACGATCGGCGTCGCCACCGTCCTCGTCGAGACCGGCATGGTGCCGGTCACGGAGCCCGTGACCACGGTCCGGCTCGACACCCCGGCCGGACTGGTCAGCGTGGACGTCCGTGTGGAGGACGGCGCGGCGACCGCCGTGACCCTCACCAACGTGCCCGCCTTCTCGGTCGGCCTGGACCTCAAGGCCGAGGTCCCCGGCTTCGGCACGGTCACCTACGACCTGGCCTACGGCGGCAACTTCTACGCCTTCGTGGAACTCGACGCGCTCGGCCTGCCCTTCGACCGGGACCGCAAGGAGGACCTGCTCGCCGCCGGGCTCGCCCTGATGGACGTGGTGAACGCGGGCCCGGACCGCCCGGTGCACCCGGAGGACCCGGCGGTGTCCGGCCTCAAGCACGTCTACCTCGCCGCCCCCGGCTCCGACGCCCGCCGCTCCCGGCACGCGATGGCCATCCACCCCGGCTGGTTCGACCGTTCCCCGTGCGGTACGGGCACCAGTGCCCGGATGGCGCAGTTGCACGCGCGCGGACTCCTGCCGCTCGACACGGACTTCGTCAACGAGTCCTTCATCGGCACCGAGTTCACCGGCCGGCTCGTCCGCGAGACCACGGTCGCCGGCCGGCCCGCCGTCGTCCCCACCGTCACCGGACGCGCCTGGATCACCGGCACCGCCCAGTACTTCCTCGACCCCACCGACCCCTTCCCCGCGGGATTCCTCCTGTGA
- a CDS encoding phosphatase PAP2 family protein, translating to MTELAPPDTVRAVLADLRAIDGALYAAVAATPTPTLDRALRLLSAAADHSKISFTVAGALALAGGRARRAAVAGAGAIAIASVSANLLGKRLVRRRRPDREAARVIVARHVPMPSSASFPSGHTASAIAFATAVGVVLPPMAVPLGILASAVGYSRVHTGVHYPGDVAAGAVLGLAAAVTSLAATEALLPERY from the coding sequence ATGACTGAGCTCGCTCCCCCGGACACCGTCCGCGCCGTGCTCGCCGATCTGCGGGCGATCGACGGCGCGCTGTACGCGGCGGTCGCCGCCACGCCCACCCCGACCCTGGACCGGGCGCTGCGACTCCTTTCGGCCGCCGCCGACCACTCCAAGATCTCGTTCACGGTGGCCGGGGCGCTCGCTCTCGCGGGCGGCCGGGCGCGGCGGGCGGCGGTCGCCGGGGCCGGCGCGATCGCGATCGCCTCGGTCTCGGCGAACCTGCTCGGCAAACGTCTCGTACGGCGCCGGCGGCCGGACCGGGAGGCGGCCCGGGTGATCGTGGCGCGGCATGTGCCGATGCCCTCGTCGGCCTCGTTCCCGTCGGGGCACACGGCGTCGGCAATCGCCTTCGCCACGGCCGTGGGCGTGGTGCTGCCGCCGATGGCGGTCCCGCTGGGGATCCTGGCGAGCGCCGTGGGCTACTCACGGGTCCACACGGGTGTCCACTACCCGGGTGATGTCGCCGCCGGCGCCGTCCTCGGCCTGGCCGCCGCGGTGACCTCGCTGGCCGCGACCGAGGCGCTGCTGCCGGAACGGTACTGA
- a CDS encoding ornithine cyclodeaminase family protein translates to MNHAVPEASENPTPLVLDAAAVTRLLPPAAAADALAAALRDGLDPESAAPRSAVPVPAGELLLMPAASASWAGVKVAGVAPGNPARGLPRITGSYLLLDGPTLRPVAVLDGAALTTLRTPAVSALAIRHLTAPGRPVRLLLFGSGPQAYGHLAAVLAEREVTEVVVVARDPGRAARLAAHARELGVPKARTGTAGDVPDADLVVCCTTARTPLFDGRLVAPGATVVAVGSHEPDARETDSELVRRSAVYVESRAAAAREAGDLLIPEAEGVIGPGHRAGTLAELVSGRAAPPGPAVPRLFKSVGMAWEDLAVAVAVYGAARTDYGRSG, encoded by the coding sequence GTGAACCACGCGGTCCCCGAGGCCTCCGAGAACCCCACCCCCCTCGTCCTCGACGCGGCAGCCGTGACCCGGCTGCTGCCCCCGGCCGCGGCCGCCGACGCGCTCGCCGCGGCCCTCCGCGACGGGCTCGACCCGGAGTCCGCCGCGCCGCGCAGCGCGGTGCCGGTGCCGGCCGGTGAACTCCTGCTGATGCCCGCCGCCTCCGCGTCCTGGGCCGGGGTGAAGGTCGCCGGAGTGGCGCCGGGCAACCCGGCCCGCGGCCTGCCCCGGATCACCGGCAGCTATCTGCTCCTGGACGGGCCGACCCTGCGCCCGGTGGCCGTCCTCGACGGCGCCGCGCTCACCACCCTGCGTACCCCAGCGGTGTCCGCCCTGGCGATCCGTCACCTCACGGCGCCCGGCCGCCCGGTGCGGCTGCTGCTCTTCGGCTCGGGGCCGCAGGCGTACGGGCATCTGGCGGCGGTGCTCGCCGAACGCGAGGTCACCGAGGTCGTGGTGGTGGCCCGCGACCCCGGCCGGGCGGCCCGGCTCGCCGCGCACGCCCGGGAGCTCGGCGTGCCGAAGGCCCGTACGGGCACGGCCGGGGACGTGCCGGACGCGGACCTCGTGGTGTGCTGCACCACCGCCCGTACCCCGCTCTTCGACGGGCGGCTCGTCGCGCCCGGCGCCACGGTCGTCGCCGTCGGCTCGCACGAACCGGACGCGCGCGAGACCGACTCGGAGCTGGTGCGGCGGTCCGCCGTCTACGTGGAGTCGCGGGCCGCCGCGGCCCGCGAGGCCGGTGATCTGCTGATCCCGGAGGCGGAGGGGGTGATCGGCCCCGGCCACCGGGCCGGCACGCTGGCCGAACTGGTCAGTGGCCGGGCGGCCCCGCCCGGCCCCGCCGTTCCCCGTCTCTTCAAGAGTGTCGGCATGGCCTGGGAGGACCTCGCCGTGGCCGTCGCCGTGTACGGCGCGGCCCGTACCGACTACGGCAGGTCCGGCTGA